One stretch of Pseudomonas fluorescens Q2-87 DNA includes these proteins:
- the rnpA gene encoding ribonuclease P protein component, giving the protein MSQDFSREKRLLTPRHFKAVFDSPTGKVPGKNLLLLARNNDLDHPRLGLVIGKKSVKLSVERNRLKRLMRESFRLNQDSLVGWDIVIVARKGLGDVENPELIQHFGKLWKRLARSKPVPAVNTETVGVDSPDA; this is encoded by the coding sequence GTGAGTCAGGACTTCAGTCGGGAAAAGCGTCTGCTTACACCCCGGCATTTCAAGGCAGTCTTTGACTCCCCTACCGGCAAGGTTCCGGGGAAAAATCTCCTGCTCCTTGCGCGCAACAACGATCTCGATCACCCCCGACTAGGGCTGGTTATCGGGAAAAAGAGCGTCAAGCTCTCCGTTGAGCGCAATCGCCTCAAACGTCTGATGCGCGAATCGTTTCGCCTGAACCAGGATTCACTGGTCGGATGGGACATCGTTATCGTCGCGCGCAAAGGTTTGGGTGATGTAGAAAACCCCGAATTGATTCAGCATTTCGGCAAGCTCTGGAAGCGTCTGGCACGCAGCAAGCCAGTACCAGCAGTCAACACCGAAACTGTAGGGGTAGACAGTCCCGATGCGTAA